In Mycoplasma feriruminatoris, the sequence TCAAATATTTTAAAAACAGAAAAATCAATTAGAGATTATAGAAATAATTTTGAAAAAGATCTTAAAGCTTATGATCTTAAAAAAGAAGTTAAATGAAATAATTTATCTTTAAGTAATAAAAAAGCATTATCATCAAAAATTAGATTTAATAATCAAACTAATGTTGCAATGATTAGTAGTTTAAAAAACTGAAATTCAAAGCATAGTAAAGAAATTAATTTAGATGCTATTTATAATATGATGGTTAAAAATCTAATTGAAAGAACTATTAAATCTATTTCAAGTAAAAGTGTTATTAAAAACCAAGATATTTTAAATATTAAAGTTTATATTGATCAAAGAAAAACTATGATTAAAACTAATAAAAGACAAAAACTAGAAACTTTAGAAGGTTATTTAAAAACCTCATTTTTTTGAGAGTTAAACTTTAAAGAGATTTTAGTTAAAGTTATACAATTAGAATCAACTTCTTATCCTTTAATTAGATATGCTGATTATTTTGTTGGTAGTGTTGCTAGTATGTGCAACTTTTTAAATCACTCAACTAGATCTTGATATCAAGAAGCTGATGTAGTTTTTGAACAAATGCATAAAAAAGTACCTTGCATTTGTAACCAAGCAATTATTAAACAATCTAATGTTATTGAACAACTAGTTGGTTTTTGTCAAAATCACAATCATGTTAGAGAACAAAAAACTAATAATGTTTTTTAATTTTATTTAAAATAACTTTATCTTTTATGTTAAATACAACTGGAGAAAAAAACCTAGTTTTATAACTAATTTTTCTTTCTATAAAAAACCTATTAGTTTTTTTATTTTTAATTGTTGTAATTGATTTGTAATAATCATAATCATTACTAATTACATAACTAAAGTTTCTTTCTTTTAAAATGATCTGTTCAATTTCTTTAATATTTTTAAAACTAGTTTGATTAATTAAATCATCTATATTGTTAATAGTTATAGTTTTAACTTCTAATAAACTATTTTTTATAATAAATAACTTGTTATAGTCTTTAATTAAACTATGATCATTAAGATTAATTTTTCAATAGCCTTTATTTGAACTAACTAGTCTTTTTGCAATTTCACTAATAGTTTTATTACTTCTATTAAGCAATAAATTTTCTTTATTAACTAAT encodes:
- a CDS encoding DUF3800 domain-containing protein; this encodes MTYYLNFYLDESGNAISDFFVVGGFYLNDSEYQNIQISESKIKSNILKTEKSIRDYRNNFEKDLKAYDLKKEVKWNNLSLSNKKALSSKIRFNNQTNVAMISSLKNWNSKHSKEINLDAIYNMMVKNLIERTIKSISSKSVIKNQDILNIKVYIDQRKTMIKTNKRQKLETLEGYLKTSFFWELNFKEILVKVIQLESTSYPLIRYADYFVGSVASMCNFLNHSTRSWYQEADVVFEQMHKKVPCICNQAIIKQSNVIEQLVGFCQNHNHVREQKTNNVF